In Microbacterium cremeum, a genomic segment contains:
- a CDS encoding response regulator, with the protein MLEAHGIEVVGEAADGAVAVRNAAALRPEVVLMDLRMPGVDGVSATREIVEAGSAAVLVLTSFDEDDLVEGALRAGAAGFLLKTTDAATLVDAVRRVSAGEGVLDPRVTRRALSLIPRGPDDAGSTPDAGAAGLELLTVREREVLDAMRAGRSNQQLSEDLGISVATVKTHVSNVLAKLGARSRAHAVALAAGQS; encoded by the coding sequence ATGCTCGAGGCGCACGGCATCGAGGTGGTCGGCGAGGCGGCCGACGGTGCGGTCGCGGTGCGCAACGCCGCGGCCCTGCGACCCGAGGTGGTGCTCATGGACCTGCGGATGCCCGGTGTCGACGGCGTGTCCGCGACCCGCGAGATCGTCGAGGCGGGATCGGCCGCCGTGCTCGTGCTCACGAGCTTCGACGAAGACGACCTCGTCGAAGGTGCGCTGCGCGCCGGCGCGGCGGGGTTCCTCCTGAAGACGACGGATGCCGCGACTCTCGTCGACGCCGTGCGCCGCGTGTCCGCGGGCGAGGGGGTACTGGATCCGCGCGTGACGCGACGCGCGCTGTCGCTGATCCCGCGCGGCCCGGACGACGCCGGATCGACGCCCGACGCGGGGGCGGCGGGGCTGGAGCTTCTCACCGTGCGCGAACGTGAGGTGCTCGATGCGATGCGCGCGGGCCGCTCGAACCAGCAGCTCTCGGAAGACCTCGGCATCTCGGTCGCCACCGTGAAGACCCACGTCTCGAACGTGCTCGCCAAGCTCGGCGCCCGAAGCCGTGCCCACGCCGTCGCGCTCGCCGCGGGCCAGTCCTGA
- a CDS encoding sensor histidine kinase produces the protein MSGTMRQGATAPSRSAAPAAAAADRDAGVVAWVRAHRPMADALGFALLAVAFAALGMVGLWTVFSALPEPVSPWWSLATALPACALVLQRDRAPMALLWVSLALLVVDLVTVGGIVTLIVVLDLLYAATVAASPARRRRILAGIAVAVAAIGVAALAAADDIRIALLMSLQLGALAGMDYWYATSVAQAHELVALHRERAEDAERLAARDRDEAVRREREQMARELHDLVAGHVSAIAIRAEAALSVEATAGSDRAALHAVRDSSLEAHQALRSMISVLRTGDGMIAAPRRDALPALVDDARRHGLTVTLDDALPSGIPSPVDQAVTRIVQESLANCVRHAAGADVEVVLDAVAQGVRVRVDSRGGSAVTHPPIRGSGWGLELLRERARALGGRLDAEPTDAGWSVRATIPLEVAA, from the coding sequence GGTGCGGGCCCACCGGCCCATGGCCGACGCGCTCGGGTTCGCTCTCTTGGCGGTGGCGTTCGCGGCGCTCGGCATGGTCGGGCTCTGGACCGTGTTCTCGGCGCTGCCCGAGCCGGTCTCGCCGTGGTGGTCGCTGGCCACCGCGCTGCCGGCGTGCGCGCTGGTGTTGCAGCGCGACCGGGCTCCGATGGCACTGCTGTGGGTGTCGCTCGCGCTGCTCGTGGTCGACCTGGTCACGGTCGGCGGCATCGTCACGCTCATCGTCGTGCTCGACCTCTTGTATGCCGCGACCGTGGCCGCATCCCCGGCGCGCCGCCGCCGCATCCTCGCCGGGATCGCGGTGGCGGTCGCTGCGATCGGGGTCGCCGCGCTGGCCGCGGCCGACGACATCCGCATCGCTCTGCTCATGTCGCTGCAGCTCGGAGCCCTCGCCGGGATGGACTACTGGTACGCGACGTCGGTCGCGCAGGCGCACGAGCTCGTCGCGCTGCACCGGGAACGCGCCGAGGACGCGGAGCGGCTCGCCGCGCGCGACCGTGACGAGGCGGTGCGCCGCGAGCGCGAGCAGATGGCCCGCGAGCTTCACGACCTCGTCGCGGGGCACGTCTCGGCGATCGCCATCCGCGCCGAGGCGGCGCTCTCGGTCGAGGCCACGGCCGGCTCCGATCGCGCCGCTCTCCATGCCGTGCGCGACTCGAGCCTCGAGGCGCATCAGGCGCTGCGGTCGATGATCTCGGTGCTGCGCACCGGCGACGGGATGATCGCCGCACCCCGGCGCGATGCGCTGCCCGCGCTCGTCGACGATGCACGCCGGCATGGACTGACGGTGACGCTCGACGATGCGCTGCCCAGCGGCATCCCTTCGCCCGTCGATCAGGCGGTCACCCGCATCGTGCAGGAGTCGCTCGCGAACTGCGTGCGCCACGCGGCCGGAGCCGACGTGGAGGTGGTGCTCGACGCGGTCGCGCAGGGCGTCCGCGTGCGCGTGGACTCGCGCGGCGGCAGCGCGGTGACGCACCCGCCGATCCGGGGCAGCGGCTGGGGTCTCGAGCTCCTGCGCGAGCGGGCACGGGCGCTCGGCGGCCGCCTGGACGCCGAGCCGACCGACGCCGGTTGGTCGGTGCGGGCGACGATACCCCTCGAGGTCGCCGCGTGA
- a CDS encoding GlsB/YeaQ/YmgE family stress response membrane protein codes for MLWTILGLIIIGLIAGLIARAIIPGKQSMGILMTIVLGIVGSFVGGFLGFLLFGADPNGGFLQPAGIIGSILGSIIVLGLYVFFARRRTSRL; via the coding sequence ATGCTCTGGACCATCCTCGGCCTCATCATCATCGGCCTCATCGCAGGTCTCATCGCCCGCGCCATCATTCCCGGCAAGCAGAGCATGGGCATCCTCATGACGATCGTCCTGGGCATCGTGGGCTCGTTCGTCGGCGGGTTCCTCGGATTCCTGCTCTTCGGGGCCGACCCGAACGGCGGATTCCTGCAGCCGGCGGGCATCATCGGGTCGATCCTCGGGTCGATCATCGTGCTCGGGCTCTACGTCTTCTTCGCCCGACGTCGCACGTCGCGGCTGTGA